In Streptomyces sp. ML-6, the genomic stretch GTACTGTCACATGTTCTCTGAGCTGCATGAACAGGTTTGGTGACAGCCCGGGAGCCCGTCAAGCGGCTTGTGGACTCATCGGATGTCGATGTCCGGTTCTCGATGCCTGAGCCCGTCGGTGTCCGGAACGGACCCACTCGCGTTCAGTCGCGAACCCCGGCTCTCGGCGACTGCCTTGACCTCCCGCAGCGACTCGCTCAACCGGCTGGCCAGGAAGTGGAGCTCCGGCCCCGTGACGCTCTGGTCCGCCAGCAGTTCGGCGGCGTGGCCGAGCAGATCGTCCGCCATGCCGAGTTGGACGCTCTCGATGCCGTCGGCCATCCGTGACACGTAGCCGGTACCGTCCCCCAGGACGTAACTCGGCTTGCCCTCCGCCCCCGTCCAGGGCAGCAGCCTGAACGTGTGGTGCTGGGGCCGCTCCGCGTTCACGCGGCAACCTCCGCTCCGAAGGCGGGCCGGGGACCGATGTCCACACCGTGCACGGCGAGCCACAGCGTGCGCCGCCGACGTCGGGCCTCGGCCATCTGCCGCTCGTGCGCCACGAGATACGGACGGACCAGTGGGCTGTCCTCGCCGCGCGGCGGACGCTCACCGGTACGGCGGGCGGTAGGACCGGCCGCGTACACGCAGGAGCAGGGATGGACGGTGGCGGGGCCTGGGCACACCAGCCGCCTCAGCGACTCGGTGACCCGGCGGACGAGATTCTTCATGTCGGTGTGCTCTCCCTCTGAATACCCACGAACGGATGCGCTCTGTGCCGAACTCATCACAGAGTGGGGTCGGGCGTGGCTACGCTCCAGGGGGTCGGGGATGACAGCGCGTCCGTCAAGACGGGGAGTTGAAGCGCATGGGGACGAAGCGAAGGCCTCGTACACCTCGGGAGAAGTACGGCGAGGAGCTGAAGTTACGGCGTATCGCGGCGGGGCTGACGCAGGAGGCGCTGGGCGAGGTGGTGGTCTGCTCGCCCACGCTGATCAGTCATTACGAGGCGGGACGGCGACTACCTAACCCGGAGGATGCGCAGCGGATCGACCGGGCGCTGGGGACCGACGGGTTCTTCGCCCGGTGGCTGGAGGACCTGGACTCGAAGTTCGCCCAGCACTTCGCGCCCGTGGCGGAGTTGGAGCGACAGGCCACCGAAGTGCGCCTGTACGGGTTGTCGCTGATCCCCGGGCTGCTCCAGACCGGCCCGTACGCCCGCGCCGTCTTCGAGGCGTTCAGCACCAACTATCAGCCGGACGAGCTTGACACGTTCGTCGTCAACCGCCTGGAGCGTGGCCGGATGCTCGCGGAGTCGGCGCGTCCGGTCGTCTGGGCGCTGCTCGACGAAGCGTCCCTCCGACGGCGCGTCGGTGGCCCGCAGGTCATGGCGGAACAGTTGCGCAAGATCGCCGACATGGCCGCCTCCGGGCGCCTGCGTCTGCACGTACTGCCCTTCGCCGTGGGGGCCCACGCGCTCATGGAGAGCGCGCTCTATGTGCTCGAATTCGCGGACGGCCCTCCTCTCGCGTACGTAGAGGGCCTTCAGACCGGAAATCTGATGGATGATCCGGCGTTGGTGGCCGCCTGCCAGGCGTCCTACACTCTCGCCCTGAGTGACGCGGCGTCCCAACGGGCTTCGATCGATCTCATTCGGGCCATCGCAGAGGAGCACGAGAATGCACAGCAGCAACCGCCCCTACGCTGACTCCCAGTCCCTGACCGGGTGGTTCAAGTCCAGTTACAGCGGAGGCTCCAACGGGGACTGCCTCGAAGCCGCCCGCGGCTACGCCTCCGTCCCCGTCCGTGACAGCAAGGCTGCCGACGGGCCCGCCGTCGTTTTCTCCGCCGACGGCTGGGCATCGTTCGTCGGCGCGGTCAAGAGCGGCCGCTTCGACGCCTGAGCGACATCACATCCCGGCGAACCCGCGCTCACCACAGCCAGGTTCGCCGGGGCACCGTCACGCGCGGGACAGAAACGCCTCTCGCAGTTCCTGGTGCCGGAGGAGCCCGAGGATCTCCTCCTCGCCGCTGAACAGCAGATCCGCGGCCGGATGGCCGGACTGGTGGAACATCCCGGCGAGAACGTCCGCGAGCGGGCGGTCCCAGGCCACCCGGACGACTTTCGCAGCCCTGTCGTGCTGCCCCCGGTCCGTGGCGATGCGCCACAACTCGATCGACTGCTTGGCGGTCTCGTAAGCCGTTCGCCGCCCATCGACGAGGACACCGCGTGAGTTGAGTCCGAACACGTCTATGCACGCCTCGCCTTGGGGCGTCAGGCCCTTGTACGTGCACAGCGGCAGCACCAGCCGCAGGTGGTCCAGGGGGTCTTCGAGTGTGGGGTCGACAAGGAGCGGGCTGCCGTCCTCCTCGGACCGGGGAAAGGCATTCCTCTTCTGGTTGCTGTTGCAGTACGCACAGGCCAGTAAGTGGTTGAGCCACTCGAAGGTACGCGTCGGAGCGAGGCTCTTCGGCTCGAAGTGGTCGATGTCCGTGCCCTGGCTGTCCCCGCAGTACATGCAGCGCGGATGGCCTGGCGCCATGTCGGCGAGGGTGGCCAGCAGGCCGTCGCGTACATGCCTGCGGACCGTGGTGTGGGACCACAGCTCGGCCGCCTTGGCCTTGCGGCCGCTCTCAGCCGTCTTCTCGATCTGCCGGGTGTACGTCCTGAGGTGTGCCGTTGTATCCGGTGGCAGATCGGCACGTTCCAGCCGGATCACTCCGTCTCGCCGCCTTCTCCGTCCTCGATCTCTCCGGCGATGCGGTGGAGTTGGACGGACATCTCCTGGACACGCGTCGCCGGGGAGCTGCTGAGCAGGTGCTTGAGCTCCTGGTACCGCTCGACCGTGTGCGGTGACGTGTCTCCCTCGTACACCTTGGACTCCAGCGCGACGAATTCGGCGCGGGCGTGCTCGGCCCGCTCGGAGTACGGGGTGTCGAGGCCGAAGAGATCGGACAGGACCGCGTCATCACCACTGCCGTAGACGACCCGCTCGTACAGCTCCTCCGGTACGACCTCGGGCGCGGCGTCCTCGTCCGCACCCGGCAGCCGGATCAGACCGCCCGGATCGGCGGCCTGGCAGATGTACGGGCTGTGGGTCGTGACGATGAACTGGATGTTCGGAAAGTGTGTGGTCAGCCAGGGGCCGATGCGGCGCTGCCAGGAGACATGGAGGTGCGCATCGATCTCATCGATGATCACCACCCCTGGCGCCCTGCCCAGGTCAACCGGAAAGTCACCGAACGTGTCGTGCATCTGCTTGAGGATGTCCACGACGAGGGCCGCGACCG encodes the following:
- a CDS encoding helix-turn-helix transcriptional regulator, yielding MGTKRRPRTPREKYGEELKLRRIAAGLTQEALGEVVVCSPTLISHYEAGRRLPNPEDAQRIDRALGTDGFFARWLEDLDSKFAQHFAPVAELERQATEVRLYGLSLIPGLLQTGPYARAVFEAFSTNYQPDELDTFVVNRLERGRMLAESARPVVWALLDEASLRRRVGGPQVMAEQLRKIADMAASGRLRLHVLPFAVGAHALMESALYVLEFADGPPLAYVEGLQTGNLMDDPALVAACQASYTLALSDAASQRASIDLIRAIAEEHENAQQQPPLR
- a CDS encoding DUF397 domain-containing protein, which encodes MHSSNRPYADSQSLTGWFKSSYSGGSNGDCLEAARGYASVPVRDSKAADGPAVVFSADGWASFVGAVKSGRFDA
- a CDS encoding HNH endonuclease, which encodes MIRLERADLPPDTTAHLRTYTRQIEKTAESGRKAKAAELWSHTTVRRHVRDGLLATLADMAPGHPRCMYCGDSQGTDIDHFEPKSLAPTRTFEWLNHLLACAYCNSNQKRNAFPRSEEDGSPLLVDPTLEDPLDHLRLVLPLCTYKGLTPQGEACIDVFGLNSRGVLVDGRRTAYETAKQSIELWRIATDRGQHDRAAKVVRVAWDRPLADVLAGMFHQSGHPAADLLFSGEEEILGLLRHQELREAFLSRA